A single window of Rhinoraja longicauda isolate Sanriku21f chromosome 29, sRhiLon1.1, whole genome shotgun sequence DNA harbors:
- the LOC144607640 gene encoding proline-rich protein 15-like protein A: MGDGTPQSWWKFTFLRKKSGSKVLSELAVEPSNTDSADRDARGDPQLEARLEKIVDKSTKGRHVRVSHSGRFKEKKKIRSSLSENPGFFSQTETGSGADP, encoded by the coding sequence ATGGGCGATGGGACGCCGCAGTCGTGGTGGAAGTTCACCTTCTTGCGCAAGAAGAGCGGCTCGAAGGTGCTGAGCGAGTTGGCGGTGGAGCCGAGCAACACTGACAGCGCCGACCGCGACGCCAGGGGCGACCCGCAGCTGGAGGCCAGGCTGGAGAAGATCGTGGACAAGAGCACCAAGGGCCGGCACGTCAGGGTCTCGCACTCCGGCCGCTtcaaggagaagaagaagattcgCTCCAGTCTGTCGGAAAACCCCGGCTTCTTCAGCCAGACGGAGACCGGGAGCGGCGCCGATCCGTGA